ACCACCCGCCGTTTTGAGGGGGCAGGGCTGGGGCTGGCGATTTCTCGCAATCTGATGGAGCTGATGGGCGGCGCGATCGCCCTGCGCAGCGAGGGTCAGGGCCTGGGCACGACGGTGGAAATTGCCCTGCCGATGACGGCGATCGCCGACAGCGAGGTCACTCCCGACCCCGCCGAAGCCCCTCGGGCAGAATCGCGGGAACGCTGACGGTCTGGCCCTCCCGGTGGAGAGAGTCGCTCAGGGAGCGCAGAACCGCCACCAGCTGGGCTCCTAGCCAGCCGGAGGACACCGCCGATGGGACATTGTGGCGGGCGCAGTGGAGAAAGTGGTCGCACACCTGGTACAGCGGCTCGCTCGGCGAAACGGCGATCGCCTCGGTACTCTGCTGCGCCGGGACAAACTGCGCGCCTCGCGGCTCTAGCCGACCGCGCTGCAGCACCAGGGGCGCGTCCGTCCGCAGCTCATCAAAAATCAGGCTGCCCTGGCTGCCCACCAGCACCAGCCGGCGCTGCTTGTCAGGATTCAGCCAGCTCAGGTGCAGGGTCACCACCAAGCCGCTGGCATACTCCAGGGTGGCCTGCACCCAGTCCGCTAGGCCCGCCGGCGAGCCCAGGGGATTCTCGGGGCGGGGCTGGAGCCACGTGCGCCCCTCCGCCCGGACCCGCACCGGCATCTCCCCCAGCCAGCTATAGAAAATGGCCAAGTCATGAATGGCCAGGTCCCACAGGGCATCGACGTCCTGGCGCACCGGGCCGAGGTGGGTGCGGGCCGCATAGCCGTAGCGCAGCTCCCCCAAGACCCCCGTCTCGACCGTGGCCTGCCCCTGGCGCACCGCCCCGTTAAACAAGTAGGTGTGGTCCAGCACGAGCTGGCGCTGCTGGGCTTCGGCGAGCTGGCAGAGGGCGACCGACGCCTCGGGCTCCAGGGTAAGGGGCTTCTCGGCCAGGACGTGGCAGCCCCGCTCCAGGGCTGCCCGGATCAGGTCAAAGTGGGTGACAGCGGGGGTCGCGACGATGACGGCCTCTAGGTCGGGGTACTGGAGGGCGCTGGCGGGGTCCGGGCTGAGGCGAATGCCGGTCAGGTCGTAGCGATCGGCGAGGCTGTGCAGCATCGTCGTCTGGGGATCGGCGATCGCCACGAGCTCGGCCTCCGGGTGGGCCAAGACATTGCGCACCAGGTGATTTCCCCAGCGCCCCGCCCCAAAAATTGCCAGCTTGACCGGTTTAGGCATGGTTCAGGCTAGATGAGAATCTAGATCAGGATTGGAACTTTGGGAGAGCAGCAAAAACGCCTCCTGAGCAGCAGCCTGCTCAGCGGCCTTGATCGAGCGACCGCTGCCGCTGCCGACGTGGCGATCGCGCACCCACACCTCCGCCCGAAAGCGCTTGGTGTCGTTATAAATCTGGCTCACCTCCTGGACCTGATATTCGGGGCGGCACTGGTAGCGCGCCTGGGTCCATTCCTGGAGGGCCGCCTTGTAGTTTTGGCGGGCGGGGTCGCTGCGAATTTCTTCGGCAAACTCTTGCAGATGGGTATCCAGCCAGGGCCGCACCAGCGAGAGGTCATGAGTGCTCAGGTACAGCGCCCCCAGCACCGCCTCAAAGGACTCCGCCAGCCGGGTTTCCTGGCCCGCTCGGTTCCCCGCCACGCTGCTGCCCACCAGCAAGAAGCGATCGAAGCCGTAGCGATCGGCAATCTGGGCCAGGCGGCGATCGCTCACCAAAATCGATCGCAGGGCCGCAAACTCGCCCACCGGCCAGTCTGGGTAGGTCTCCATCAAAAACTCTGCTGTGGCCAGACGCACCACTGCGTCCCCCATAAACTCCAGCTGCTCGTAGTTCTCGGTGGGGGAGACCGTGGAGTGGGTGAGGGCCAAATCCAGCAGATCCCAGCGGACAGAAACATCCGGCGGCAGTTCCAGACGCTCCAGCAGCTTCATGAGTTGTTTTTGGCGGCGTGGGTCTGGCAGAGACATGGGCAAAGGAATGGAGTGCACAGAGATAGAAAACGGGGGCGCGCGAAAGGTTACCAGCCCTAGGGGCGCAGCACCCTTTTCAATAGCCTACAGGCTTGGGAATTGGCCGGCTCACTTTCCTGGGCGGATCTGCCCGAAAATCGGCCTTGGACCCATTTTCGCCGCGATGAGCGCCCTGGGGCGCTCACCCCCTCTCGCTCAGACAAGAATTGACCCCAATCAATGCCTCGCAGCAAATTAAATTTTTGGCTCTATGAGCTACCTCATAGAAGCGGCCGCCCAACTTTGCCAGAGTGGGGATAGCTCAAATTCAGGTCACGGCTATGACCGACACCACGCTTCAACGGCAAACAGGACACCAGGTTTTGGCGGCGGCGGGCAAGCGCATCTTGCGTCCCGGCGGCCGCACCGCCACCGAAGCGCTGTTTCGCTGGGCTGAGTTTCAGCCGGGGGACACAGTGCTGGAGCTGGCCTCCAGCTTTGGCGAAAGCGCGATCGCCCTGGCCCAGCGCTTTGGGGTGCGGGTGGTCGGCGTCGAGAAGAACCCCGAGAGCGTCGCCCGAGCCCGAGCAGCGGTGGCAGCGGCGGGGCTGAGCGATCGCGTTGAGATCCTCGAAGGCGACATCTTTCGCCTCGACCAGATTCCGGGCACCTACGACTACGTGCTGGCCGAGGCGATCTTGAGCATGCAGTCTTCGGCGGGCAAGGCCCAGATCCTGCGGTCTGTGGGCGATCGCCTGAAGCCGGGAGGCCGTTTCCTGAGTCACGAGCTGCTGGCCCGCGATCGCGCTGACGAGATTCATCGCGACCTCGCCCAGGCCATTCGCTCCAACGTCACGCCGATCTCAGAGGCCGACTGGCGCGCTGCCTGTGCCCAAGCGGGCCTCGCCGTGGAGCGATCGCAAACCGGCCCCATGGGCCTGCTCGATCCGCGCCAAATGCTGCGAGATGAGGGCCTCTTGGGGATGCTGCGCATCGCCTGGAATCTCCTGACCCGCCCCGCCATCCGCGATCGCGTTTTGACCATGCGCCGCCTTTTCCGGCGCTACCAGGCCGAGCTCGGCCACATCATCCTCTGCGCCCGGCGCAGCACCGACCCAGAGAGTCTGCTATGACGACCACCCTCCTGTCTGCTGATACGCTGACCCTACATCTGCGGGATCATGTTCTTTATCCCGAGGCCGGAGTTCTGAGCACCGTGCTCTTCAAGGACACCCACTGTCAGTTCACGCTCTTCTGTCTGGCTGCGGGCACCGAGATCTCTGAGCACACCTCCACCCGCAATGCTTTGGTGCAGGTAGTCGAAGGGCGGGGCACCCTCACCCTGAACGGTTCAGATATTGCCCTCGAACCAGGCCGCCTGATCTTCATGCCGGCCCACGCGCCCCACGCCCTCAGCGCCTCAGAAAATCTGTCGTTTTTACTCACGTTATCGAATTAATTACCGATGAACACTCCTATGTTGGACACCTTTGCAGCTCACTTGCCCCTGTCTCCTGAAGAAATCCAGTCTCTGCTGGATCTCCGCCTCGAAGAGCTGCTGGCCCATCCCACCCTCAAAGCCGAACTCGGGCAGCTCAATGTGCCCCTGCTCCAGGAAACGCTGCCCACCGCAGGCGCAATTTTGGCCACCCAGCTTCCGCCGTTCTACGTCTGGCTGAAGCAAGAGCTGGGTCTACGCCGGGTGCCCGACGGCCCGGACCACACCACGCGCTGGGTGGTGCGCTTCTTGCAAAACGAGGAGAGCCTGATCCGCCTGGTGGAGCTCCATCGTCCGGTGCCCCTGCCGGCCCTCGAGCGATCGGTGCCGCGCTTGGTGAGCCTGTTTGACGGGGTCGAGGAAGCCGCAGTGCGAGAAGCCTGGCAGCGGGCGATCGCCCTGCTGTGCCTGGTGCTGGTGGCAGCTGCCCGCGAGGACGCGCGATCGTCTGTGGTTTAGCTGCGGATTCTGGTCGTTTTTTACCGATTTTTGGCAGTTTTTCTCGACAGCCAAAAAAGATTGCTAAATGTCACAGCTTGCTGAAGAAAGTCTGCAAACTCATCGCTTCACAAAATCTATCTAGCATCCTAGGGAATAGATTCTCTAGATGTTTGCAGCCGCTTCGACGCAGCAGCTTTGACCGTGATCTGGGCGATCGTCCCTCAACTTTTGACTAGGGGCGATCGCCCCTGATTTCTCCCAACGACAACCTGCGAGGCTCAGATTTCTGGGCCTTGTTTATTTCGCTGGATTCAGCACTTTAAGGATTTTGGTATGGCAAATTCCACCCTCGGTATTGCCACTCCCGCCTCTCCAAGTCGGCGATCGCTGAGTTTGCCCGCTTGGCTAGTTTTGGTGTGTGTCATTACCTTCACCGTCCTGATCGGGGCGGGAGCGGCCATCTGGAAAAATGCGCCCCCCATCCCCGCCACCGTCCAGTCGTCCCAGCAAGAAATCGTGCTGCGGGCCGAGGATATCGAGCGGGGCCAAGTGACCTACCTGGGGCGGGGCGGCCAGCACATTGGCAGCATTTGGGGCCACGGCAGCTATCTCGCGCCTGACTGGACCGCTGACGTCCTGCACCGCTGGGGCCTGGCCACCGCCGGAGTTCTCTACGCCAACGATACTCACTTTTCCCAGGCCGACCTCGAGGCGCTGCCCGCACCGGAGCGCGCCAAGCTCCAGGCCGAAGTGAGCCAAGAATTTAAGATCAACCGCTATGACGCCAACACTCGAGCCCTGACGCTGACCGCCGCCCAAACGCGCGGTCTTCAGCAGGTCTTTGAGGATTATCAAGTGCTTTTGGCCCACGGGTCGCGAATTCACTCGATTCCCGATGGCTGGTTTACCGACAACCAGCAAATCCACGACGTGACCGCCTTTTTTAGCTGGACAGCCTGGGCCGCCGCCGCCAATCGGCCCAACGCGCCTTTTTCCTATACGGCCAACTGGCCCCACGATGACCTGATCGGCAATCAGCCGCCGGGGCAGTTTTTGGTGTGGTCCATTGTGTCGGTGATTGTCCTCATTGCGGCGATCGCCCTTTTCCTGTTCGTTTACCTAGAGCAAGAAAGCAGCGACGAAGTGCAGACGGTTCCTCTGCAGCCCGCCCTGCGCCTGGCTACCCCCAGCCAAAAGGTTTCGAGCCTGTTTTTTGGGGTGGCGATGGCGCTGTTTTTGGTCCAGATCATCATGGGCATGGTGACGGCCCACTACGCTGTGGAGGGCGACAGCTTCTACGGCGTCCCGATCCAGCAGTTCATGCCCTACGCTGCTTCGCGCACCTGGCACTTGCAGCTGGCGGTGTTTTGGATTGCGACCTGCTGGCTGGCGGCGGGGCTCTACTTCGGGCCGCGCTTTGGCAAGCAGGAGCCCAAGGGCCAAGCCTGGGGCAATGGCGGCCTGCTGATTGCTCTAACAGTGGTAGTGGTAGGCTCCCTGATCGGCTCCTGGGCTAGCGTCCAGGGCTTTTTGACGGGAGACGCTAGCTTCCTGTTTGGCCACCAGGGCTATGAGTATGTCGAGCTGGGTCGCCTGTGGCAGGTGCTGCTGATCGGCGGCATGGTGTTTTGGCTGTGGCTGATGTACCGGGCGCTGCAGCCGGCCCTCAAGACCGACGGCAACCGCACGGGCCTAAACCATTTCTTTCTCTACAGCGCGATCACGATTCCGCTCTTTTATGCGGCGGGGCTGATGTACACCAATCACACTCACCTGAGCGTGGCGGAGTATTGGCGCTGGTGGGTGGTGCACCTGTGGGTGGAGGGCTTCTTTGAGGTCTTCGCGACGGTGACGATCGCCTACTTGTGCAGCGAGCTGGGCTTCCTCAAGAAGTCCTCGGCCCTGCGAGCGACCTATCTCACGGCGATTTTGTACCTTGGTAGCGGTGTGATTGGCACGCTGCACCACCTGTATTTTGCCGGGACGCCCTCCTTTATTGCGGCTATGGGCGCGGTGGCGTCAGCCCTGGAGGTGGTGCCCCTGACGCTGATTGGCTTTGAG
This genomic stretch from Geitlerinema sp. PCC 7407 harbors:
- a CDS encoding Gfo/Idh/MocA family protein, which translates into the protein MPKPVKLAIFGAGRWGNHLVRNVLAHPEAELVAIADPQTTMLHSLADRYDLTGIRLSPDPASALQYPDLEAVIVATPAVTHFDLIRAALERGCHVLAEKPLTLEPEASVALCQLAEAQQRQLVLDHTYLFNGAVRQGQATVETGVLGELRYGYAARTHLGPVRQDVDALWDLAIHDLAIFYSWLGEMPVRVRAEGRTWLQPRPENPLGSPAGLADWVQATLEYASGLVVTLHLSWLNPDKQRRLVLVGSQGSLIFDELRTDAPLVLQRGRLEPRGAQFVPAQQSTEAIAVSPSEPLYQVCDHFLHCARHNVPSAVSSGWLGAQLVAVLRSLSDSLHREGQTVSVPAILPEGLRRGRE
- the rnc gene encoding ribonuclease III is translated as MSLPDPRRQKQLMKLLERLELPPDVSVRWDLLDLALTHSTVSPTENYEQLEFMGDAVVRLATAEFLMETYPDWPVGEFAALRSILVSDRRLAQIADRYGFDRFLLVGSSVAGNRAGQETRLAESFEAVLGALYLSTHDLSLVRPWLDTHLQEFAEEIRSDPARQNYKAALQEWTQARYQCRPEYQVQEVSQIYNDTKRFRAEVWVRDRHVGSGSGRSIKAAEQAAAQEAFLLLSQSSNPDLDSHLA
- a CDS encoding cyclopropane-fatty-acyl-phospholipid synthase family protein; the protein is MTDTTLQRQTGHQVLAAAGKRILRPGGRTATEALFRWAEFQPGDTVLELASSFGESAIALAQRFGVRVVGVEKNPESVARARAAVAAAGLSDRVEILEGDIFRLDQIPGTYDYVLAEAILSMQSSAGKAQILRSVGDRLKPGGRFLSHELLARDRADEIHRDLAQAIRSNVTPISEADWRAACAQAGLAVERSQTGPMGLLDPRQMLRDEGLLGMLRIAWNLLTRPAIRDRVLTMRRLFRRYQAELGHIILCARRSTDPESLL
- a CDS encoding cupin domain-containing protein yields the protein MTTTLLSADTLTLHLRDHVLYPEAGVLSTVLFKDTHCQFTLFCLAAGTEISEHTSTRNALVQVVEGRGTLTLNGSDIALEPGRLIFMPAHAPHALSASENLSFLLTLSN
- a CDS encoding nitric-oxide reductase large subunit; protein product: MANSTLGIATPASPSRRSLSLPAWLVLVCVITFTVLIGAGAAIWKNAPPIPATVQSSQQEIVLRAEDIERGQVTYLGRGGQHIGSIWGHGSYLAPDWTADVLHRWGLATAGVLYANDTHFSQADLEALPAPERAKLQAEVSQEFKINRYDANTRALTLTAAQTRGLQQVFEDYQVLLAHGSRIHSIPDGWFTDNQQIHDVTAFFSWTAWAAAANRPNAPFSYTANWPHDDLIGNQPPGQFLVWSIVSVIVLIAAIALFLFVYLEQESSDEVQTVPLQPALRLATPSQKVSSLFFGVAMALFLVQIIMGMVTAHYAVEGDSFYGVPIQQFMPYAASRTWHLQLAVFWIATCWLAAGLYFGPRFGKQEPKGQAWGNGGLLIALTVVVVGSLIGSWASVQGFLTGDASFLFGHQGYEYVELGRLWQVLLIGGMVFWLWLMYRALQPALKTDGNRTGLNHFFLYSAITIPLFYAAGLMYTNHTHLSVAEYWRWWVVHLWVEGFFEVFATVTIAYLCSELGFLKKSSALRATYLTAILYLGSGVIGTLHHLYFAGTPSFIAAMGAVASALEVVPLTLIGFEVVKTLRLSQEAEGFYRWPLRFFLATCFWNLVGAGVFGFLINPPIVLYYSQGLNTTPIHAHSALFGVYGSLALALMLFALREIVPERAWNEKLLRFSFWSLNGGLVIMMVFGLIPNGFYQLVQSVNHGTWYARSAEVVGSPWMQWTVWLRIPGDIVFSLGAIAIVLFTVQAIAALLRQPTQTEPKTMTSSKV